CGCCCCCGGGCCCGAGTGCTGCCCCGGGACCGGCTCCTGGCCCGGAAGCTCGACGTGGATCCCGATGCCCTGCGGGGCACGGGGCCCGGCGGGAGGGTGACGGAGGAGGATCTGCGGCGGGCAGCCGAACGGGGGCTCCCGGGCCGCGCCGTGACCCCGGCGGCGGGGAGGCCCGGCCGGGACGCCTGGGGACCCGTGGAGCGGGTGCCCCTGCGGGGGGTGCGGCGCAAGGTGGCCGAGGCCATGGTGCGTTCCCTGGCCACGGCGGCCCAGGTTACCACCACCGACGAGGCGCGGGTGGGGCTCTTGGAGCACATCCGGGAGAAGGAGAGAGCGGCTGCGGCGGAGCGGGGGGTGCCGCTCACTTTGCTCGCCTTCGCGGTCAAGGCGGTGGTCTCGGCTCTGCGCCGGGACCCCTGGCTCAACGCCTCCTACGACGACGAAGCCGGCGAGGTGGTGCTCAAGGGCTACTACCACATCGGGGTCGCGGTGGAGACCCGCGACGGGCTCCTCGTGCCCGTGGTGCGCGACGCAGACCGCAAGTCCGTGCTGGAGATCGCCCGGGACCTGCGGGACTTGGCCGAACGTGCGCGCCGCCGGGTCCTCGCCCTGGACGAGCTCCGGGGGGGCACGTTCACCCTCAGCAACTTCGGCTCCATCGGCGGGCTCTATGGGACGCCGATCCTCAATCCCCCGGAGGTGGCGCTCCTGGGGCTCGGGAGGGCCGCCGACCGGCCGGTGGCCGCGCACGGGGGGCTCAAGGTGGAGAAGACGCTCCCCCTGTCCCTCACCTTCGATCACCGGGCCGTGGACGGCGCCACCGCCCAGCACTTCCTGCGCAACGTCGTGCGAAACCTGGAGGACCCGGACCGGTTCCTGCTGGGAGGCTGAGAACCCGGCGGGAACGGCGCGGTCAGGAGGCGAGGATGGCCACAGCTCGATTCCAGGACCTGGAAGGAAAGACCGCCTACCTGGCCACCGCCGACGCCGCCGGGGTGCCCCACCTCGCCGTCGGGGAGATCGTGGAGGTGCGTGCGGAGGCCCTGCTCTTTCGGGGCTGGCTCTGCCCACGCACCCTGGCGAACCTGGAGGACAACCGGGCGGTGTCCCTGGCCGTGGGGCTCGGGCCCGACGGTCTCCAGTTCGTGGGGACGGTGGAGGAGAAGACCATCGACGCCGTGCTCGACGGGTATGGGGCAGCCGACAGGGACGTGCCCCAGGTGCGGTACCGCCTGGCAGTGAAGCCCGCGCAGACGCTGGTCATGACCGACCGGGCCCACACCGACCGCCCCCTGGCGTGAATTCGTGACCGTGCCGCTTCGCTACCGCATCGCCATGCTAAGCGTGCTGTGCCTGTTGCCGGTGGTGGTGGTCTCGTCGGCCGCCCTGGTGAGGGTGGCCGCCAAGGATCTGCGCAAGGAGTCGGAGGCCCACGCGGCCGCCTTTGCCGACACCGTGCGCCGGGCGACGCGGCACGCCATGCTGAGCTTCAACCGGGACGATGTGGACGCCATCATGGAAACCGTCTCGCGGCAGCGGGGAGTCCGGGGGCTGCGGCTCTACGACGAAGCCGGTCGCCACCGCCACCCCCTCGCGGAGGAAGGACCGGATCTGGACCTGGCCGGGCCGGCCTGCACGCGGTGCCACCCCGATCCCCGCCTGGGCCCGCTGATGCCGGAGCAGTGCCTTCACCGGGAAGGGGAGGTCTTGCGCCTGTATACCCAGGTGCCGAGCGATCCCGAGTGTGCCGGCCCGGGCTGCCACGCCGACGGGTGGCGCCTGTTGGGGGTGCTCGAAGTGGAGATGGACGAGTCCCACATCGCCCGCCAGGTGCAAGACTTCGGGGCCCGGGCCGTGGTGGCGGGGCTCGTGGTGCTGGCGGTGGCGGTGCTGCCGCTGCTCCTGGTGTTTCGCTGGGCCTTCGAGAAACCCCTGGCCGAGTGTCTGCGGCTCGTGCGGGCCGTGGGGCGAAGCGACCTGGCGGCCCGAAGCCGGCTCTCCCGGAGCGACGAGTGGGGAGAGCTCCTGGGGGCGTTCGACATCATGATCGGGGCCCTCGCCCAGGCCCGCGCCGACCTGGAAGCCCTCAACCGCGAACTGGAGGCCCAGGTGGCGGCGCGCACGGCCGACCTGGAGGTCGCCCTGGCGGCCGCGCAGGACAGCGACCGCATGAAGACCGAGTTCCTGGCGGGCATCAGCCACGAGCTCTCGACCCCGCTGCAGGCGGTGATCGGGTACGCGGACCTCCTCCTGGACGGCATCGAAGGAGAGCTCGCCCCGGAGCAGCGCCGCGACATCGAGACCATCCGGCGAAACGGCGGCCTCCTGCTCCACCTGGTGGAAAACCTGCTGGAGCTGGCGCGGCTCGAAGGGCATCGTCGCTTCCTGTGCGTGGACCGCATTCGACTCGACGACATCGCGGAAGCCGTGGTGGAGTCCGGTCGCCGGCTGGCGGCCGGCAAGCCCCTGGACGTGGAGCTCCGGGTGGAACCCGGGTGCCCGGCCGTGCTCGGAGAGGCGTCGGCCCTGCGAAACGTCCTCTTCCACCTGGTGGAGAACGCGGTGCGCCATACGGAGGAGGGATGGGTTCGGGTGAGGGTAGGGGAGGCCGCGGATGGGTGGGCCGAGATCGAGGTGTCCGATACCGGGCCGGGGGTGGAGGCCGAGACCCTTCGCGGCGCCCTCCGGGGATTCGTGCCCAAGGGGGGCGGCGGGGGGGTGGGGGTGGGGCTCTCCCTCTCGCGGCGGATTGCCGAGCTCCACGGCGGTGCGCTCGCCGTGGAGAGCGCCGTGGGGCAGGGCACCCGGGTCGTCCTTCGGCTGCCTCCCGCCCCGCCTGCTGCGCCCCCTCCACCCCCCTTTGGCGAGGCGGCGACGTGAGCCCCGGCGGCCGGCCGTCCCCGCTCCGCCCTCAGGCCGGCGGAAACGCCCGGAGAAGGAAGGCCCCCAGGGCCCCATCGGCAGTCCCCTCCTCCAACCGTCGGCGCCGGAGCGCCAGGGTTCCCAGCACCGGTACGCCTCCGGCCTGGAGCCGGCGGGCGAGGCTTCCGAGGTAGCGGTCCTGGTCCCACCCGCCGCACGTGACCAGGAGAGCGGTGGGCGGCAGTCGGGGGCCGAAGCGAGCCAGGTATTCGTTGACGGGGGGGCAGGAAAAGGTCCACTTGGGAAGCGCGAGAAGGCAGCGGTCGAAGGCCCGGGGATCGGGCCACCCCTGGGCCGAGTCTTCCGGCGCCAGCGGCACTCGACAGCCCGGAACGAAGGAGAGCAGCAGCCACACGGGGTAGGGCAGGTCCCAGCGGGGCACGAGGGGGGCCTCGGCGACGCAGTGGCCCCATTCCTCCAGGAGGCTTCGGGAGCGAGCCGCGGCGGCGGCCGTCGTCCCGGTGCGGCTGCACCAGGCCAGCAGGACCTTCACCGGGGTTCCCGACCCGCGCCCGTCCTCGCGTTGCGCCGCCACAGCTCGTACCAGTAGAACGCCGCGAGCACCAGCCCGTGCCGGATCTCGCCCGAGGCGATTCGGGCCGGCACCTCGTCCAGGGGGAAGCGCAACACCCGCAAATCCTCCCCGGCGTCGGGCTCGGGGTCCGCGACCTTCTCGCACCCCAAAGCCAGGTAGGTGTGGCAGAGGTTGTCCTGAAGGGCCGGCTGGGCCTGGACCGCGCCCAAGGGCAGGATTTCCCGAGGGGCGTACCCGGTCTCCTCCAGAAGCTCCCGCCGGGCGGCCGCCGCCGGGTCCTCTCCCGGTCCGTCGAGGATGCCCCCGGGGATCTCC
The DNA window shown above is from Thermodesulfobacteriota bacterium and carries:
- a CDS encoding NUDIX hydrolase; translated protein: MPRHWPVTETVVEGDYRIFRLRRDRAVSPRTGASHDFYVLETRDWVNVIPVTEAGEVVMVRQYRHGVRAVTLEIPGGILDGPGEDPAAAARRELLEETGYAPREILPLGAVQAQPALQDNLCHTYLALGCEKVADPEPDAGEDLRVLRFPLDEVPARIASGEIRHGLVLAAFYWYELWRRNARTGAGREPR
- a CDS encoding dihydrolipoamide acetyltransferase family protein → MPYEFRFPDVGEGIAEGEIVEWRVRPGDAVAAHQILVVVETDKAVAEIPSPVAGVVREIRGEPGDVIPVGQVLAVIAQEGEAAPPAREPAPPDGMQRPEFAVEIPIPGGRRGTRPGLRGAEPAVAVSRGSVGVVGELEEAPEDDGEAREQAEPEAGVSRPRARVLPRDRLLARKLDVDPDALRGTGPGGRVTEEDLRRAAERGLPGRAVTPAAGRPGRDAWGPVERVPLRGVRRKVAEAMVRSLATAAQVTTTDEARVGLLEHIREKERAAAAERGVPLTLLAFAVKAVVSALRRDPWLNASYDDEAGEVVLKGYYHIGVAVETRDGLLVPVVRDADRKSVLEIARDLRDLAERARRRVLALDELRGGTFTLSNFGSIGGLYGTPILNPPEVALLGLGRAADRPVAAHGGLKVEKTLPLSLTFDHRAVDGATAQHFLRNVVRNLEDPDRFLLGG
- a CDS encoding pyridoxamine 5'-phosphate oxidase family protein, with protein sequence MATARFQDLEGKTAYLATADAAGVPHLAVGEIVEVRAEALLFRGWLCPRTLANLEDNRAVSLAVGLGPDGLQFVGTVEEKTIDAVLDGYGAADRDVPQVRYRLAVKPAQTLVMTDRAHTDRPLA
- a CDS encoding HAMP domain-containing sensor histidine kinase — translated: MTVPLRYRIAMLSVLCLLPVVVVSSAALVRVAAKDLRKESEAHAAAFADTVRRATRHAMLSFNRDDVDAIMETVSRQRGVRGLRLYDEAGRHRHPLAEEGPDLDLAGPACTRCHPDPRLGPLMPEQCLHREGEVLRLYTQVPSDPECAGPGCHADGWRLLGVLEVEMDESHIARQVQDFGARAVVAGLVVLAVAVLPLLLVFRWAFEKPLAECLRLVRAVGRSDLAARSRLSRSDEWGELLGAFDIMIGALAQARADLEALNRELEAQVAARTADLEVALAAAQDSDRMKTEFLAGISHELSTPLQAVIGYADLLLDGIEGELAPEQRRDIETIRRNGGLLLHLVENLLELARLEGHRRFLCVDRIRLDDIAEAVVESGRRLAAGKPLDVELRVEPGCPAVLGEASALRNVLFHLVENAVRHTEEGWVRVRVGEAADGWAEIEVSDTGPGVEAETLRGALRGFVPKGGGGGVGVGLSLSRRIAELHGGALAVESAVGQGTRVVLRLPPAPPAAPPPPPFGEAAT